From a region of the Daphnia pulicaria isolate SC F1-1A chromosome 1, SC_F0-13Bv2, whole genome shotgun sequence genome:
- the LOC124320278 gene encoding calcium-binding mitochondrial carrier protein Aralar1-like — MAVSKNVSTFQMESQTLTQKLLSLFYTPARCLQGVTTVKRAPTEELKDIFDKYASISKGPEKLMTSTDFIRGFLGLFPDANYDPNSVALLGGIIDSSKDGLISFPEFQAFEGLLCLPDALYLTAFQLFDTNGSGLVSFENFENVMKQTTLHQRIPFDMDGEFVRLYFGKEKSRQISYSEFSQFLHDFHEEYAKVAFKKYDPEGTGFISALDFNDIILSVKSHLLTPDVKSNLIALTRGGSSPGSKVSYAYFVAFTSLLNNMELIKKLYLQATSNKFNIEVTREEMLQVSQTMSQVTPLELEILFLLVDLHKQSGRITYADLQAIAPDQYMKKINQRLAAVKSAVPVDRSVTSQIFESAYRFTLGAVAGAVGATAVYPIDLVKTRMQNQRSGSFVGELMYRNSMDCCKKVIRHEGFFGLYRGLVPQLMGVAPEKAIKLTTNDLVRDKFTTKGQIPLYGEVIAGACAGGSQVVFTNPLEIVKIRLQVAGEIASASKVGAVSVVKELGFLGLYKGARACALRDIPFSAIYFPAYAHTKAAMADENGYNSPLSLLVSGAIAGIPAASLVTPADVIKTRLQVVARKGQTTYTGVIDAARKIWAEEGGRAFWKGAGARVLRSSPQFGVTLVTYELLQRFFDVDFGGNRPTGSHVDKVEPLAVQKVPADHIGGYQLALPIFAGMESKFGLFLPKFRAGSIVMPTSPSP; from the exons ATGGCTGTCTCTAAAAATGTGTCCACCTTCCAG ATGGAAAGCCAAACTCTTACTCAGAAATTGTTGTCACTATTTTACACTCCAGCAAGATGTCTGCAA GGGGTGACAACTGTAAAAAGGGCACCTACCGAGGAATTAAAAGACATCTTCGATAAG taTGCTTCAATTTCTAAAGGACCAGAGAAGCTGATGACATCAACAGACTTCATTCGTGGGTTCCTTGGACTTTTTCCTGATGCAAATTATGACCCAAATTCAGTTGCTCTTCTTGGTGGAATTATTGATTCCAGTAAAGAtgg GTTAATTTCATTCCCTGAGTTTCAAGCATTTGAGGGACTTCTGTGTCTTCCAGATGCGCTTTACCTTACTGCATTTCAGCTTTTTGACACCAATGGCTCAGGCTTAGTGTCATTTG agaattttgaaaatgtaatgAAGCAAACCACTCTGCATCAACGTATCCCTTTTGATATGGATGGTGAATTTGTCCGTCTGTATTTTGGCAAAGAAAAGAGCCGGCAAATTTCTTATTCGGAGTTCAGCCAGTTTTTGCAC gATTTCCATGAGGAATATGCCAAAgttgcttttaaaaaatacgacCCAGAAGGAACTGGTTTCATTTCTGCGTTGGATTTCAATGATATCATTTTAAGTGTCAAGAGTCATCTTCTTACACCCGATGTCAAATCTAATTTGATTGCT ctTACCCGTGGAGGTTCCAGCCCTGGTAGTAAAGTCTCCTATGCGTATTTCGTGGCCTTTACTTCCCTTCTCAACAACATGGAATTAATTAAGAAACTGTATCTGCAAGCCacttcaaataaatttaacatAGAAGTTACTCGAG AGGAAATGCTGCAAGTGTCTCAGACAATGTCGCAAGTTACCCCTCTTGAATTGGAAATTTTGTTCCTACTTGTCGATCTTCATAAACAATCAGG ACGCATCACCTACGCCGATCTTCAGGCCATCGCTCCTGATCAGTACATGAAGAAGATAAATCAGCGTTTGGCGGCTGTCAAGTCTGCG GTACCTGTTGATCGCAGTGTCACGAGTCAAATCTTTGAGAGTGCATATCGTTTCACTTTGGGTGCTGTGGCTGGCG CCGTGGGAGCTACTGCCGTCTACCCCATCGATCTTGTTAAAACTAGAATGCAGAACCAACGAAGCGGCTCCTTCGTTGGTGAGTTGATGTACCGCAATTCAATGGACTGTTGCAAGAAGGTCATTCGACATGAAGGATTCTTCGGTCTTTACCGTGGATTGGTTCCTCAACTGATGGGAGTCGCCCCCGAAAAGGCCATCAAGCTCACC ACAAATGATTTGGTTCGCGATAAATTTACAACGAAAGGTCAGATCCCCCTCTATGGTGAAGTGATTGCTGGGGCCTGCGCTGGCGGCTCACAG GTGGTGTTTACCAATCCTTTGGAGATTGTCAAAATTCGTCTGCAAGTTGCCGGCGAGATTGCCTCGGCCTCAAAAGTGGGCGCCGTGTCGGTCGTCAAAGAATTGGGATTCCTCGGTTTGTACAAA GGTGCCAGGGCCTGTGCATTACGAGATATCCCATTCAGCGCTATTTATTTCCCGGCTTACGCCCACACGAAAGCTGCAATGGCCGATGAGAATGGCTACAATTCACCGCTCTCATTGCTCGTCTCCGGCGCCATTGCCGGAATTCCTGCCGCTTCACTCGTTACGCCAGCTGACGTCATCAAAACTCGACTCCAG GTAGTGGCACGCAAAGGGCAGACAACCTACACTGGCGTCATCGATGCAGCTCGTAAAATTTGGGCCGAAGAAGGAGGACGCGCTTTCTGGAAAGGAGCTGGAG CCCGTGTATTGCGCAGTTCGCCTCAGTTCGGTGTCACTTTAGTCACATACGAGCTGCTCCAGCGTTTCTTTGACGTCGACTTTGGCGGAAA CCGTCCGACTGGATCACACGTTGACAAGGTCGAGCCTTTGGCCGTCCAGAAAGTCCCTGCCGACCACATTGGCGGTTACCAGTTGGCCCTGCCTATTTTCgccggaatggaatcgaagttTGGTCTCTTCTTACCAAAGTTCAGAGCCGGCAGCATCGTGATGCCCACCTCGCCGTCTCCTTGA
- the LOC124320459 gene encoding HIG1 domain family member 1A, mitochondrial-like: MAVERSLPHVDLSEESQSERFARKAKEAPYVPIGLAGCIGAVLYGAYQFRNKGEMSTSVYLMKFRVVAQSMVVVTLGLGVGYSMIDKYLLPKFHSAESKKE, translated from the exons ATGGCTGTAGAGCGATCTTTACCTCATGTTGACTTGTCTGAAGAATCACAATCTGAAAGGTTTGCAAGAAAAGCTAAAGAGGCACCTTACGTTCCCATAG GTTTGGCAGGTTGTATTGGAGCAGTTCTTTATGGAGCATACCAATTCAGAAACAAGGGTGAGATGTCTACATCGGTTTACTTGATGAAGTTCCGTGTTGTGGCCCAGTCAATGGTAGTTGTAACCCTTGGACTTGGAGTTGGCTATTCCATGATTGACAAGTATCTGCTACCAAAATTTCATTCTGCAGAAAGCAAAAAGGAATGA
- the LOC124320841 gene encoding atrial natriuretic peptide receptor 1-like — protein sequence MMKRCWVEDPNERPDFPVLKATIRRLNKDNESGNILDNLLSRMELYANNLEQLVEERTADYLEEKQRCEELLYQLLPKPVASQLIAGQSVLAETFDNVTIYFSDIVGFTALSAESAPLQVVDLLNDLYTCFDSIIENFDVYKVETIGDAYMVVSGLPVRNGNLHAREIARMSLRLLQAVGHFRIRHRPNDQLKLRIGLHSGPVVAGVVGLKMPRYCLFGDTVNTASRMESHGLALKIHVSPATKALLDSFGTFRLELRGDIEMKGKGIVTTHWLQGETTDLPPAANITSTMTANSTVTSSAKI from the exons AGACAACGAAAGCGGCAACATATTGGACAACCTGCTCAGCCGAATGGAGTTGTACGCCAACAACTTGGAACAACTCGTCGAGGAGCGGACGGCCGattatttggaagagaaacaaCGCTGCGAAGAACTACTCTATCAACTGCTGCCCAA gcCAGTTGCCAGTCAACTGATAGCCGGGCAGTCGGTCCTGGCGGAGACTTTCGATAATGTCACCATCTACTTCTCAGATATCGTCGGCTTCACGGCTCTCTCGGCCGAATCCGCCCCCCTCCAA GTAGTGGATCTTCTGAACGATCTCTACACTTGCTTTGATTCCATCATTGAAAACTTTGATGTCTACAAG GTGGAAACGATCGGCGATGCGTACATGGTCGTTTCTGGGCTGCCGGTTAGGAATGGCAACTTGCACGCCCGTGAAATCGCCCGGATGTCGTTGAGACTTTTACAAGCCGTCGGCCACTTTCGCATAAGGCACCGACCCAACGACCAGCTGAAACTGCGCATCGGCCTCCATTCGGGCCCGGTTGTCGCCGGCGTCGTCGGTTTGAAAATGCCGCGCTATTGTCTTTTTGGCGACACTGTCAACACGGCCTCTCGGATGGAATCCCACGGGCTCG CGTTGAAGATCCACGTCAGCCCAGCCACCAAAGCTCTCCTGGATTCTTTCGGCACTTTCCGGCTAGAGTTGCGGGGTGATATTGAAATGAAG ggCAAAGGCATTGTGACAACGCACTGGCTGCAGGGCGAAACCACTGACTTGCCACCGGCCGCTAATATTACCAGCACGATGACTGCCAATTCGACGGTCACCTCCTCCGCCAAAATCTAG